From Pontibacillus halophilus JSM 076056 = DSM 19796:
ATGAACTCTTCACTATTCGCGATATCACTCTCCAGGCGTAACATCTTAGATGCGAGCTGTGTAGTAAGGTTTTGGCTTTTCTTTATTTCTATTCCCAACTCATTCATAATCTCTTCTTCTGTCATCCCAACAAATCTACTGAGTTGATTAAGAATGTATTCCTCCAAGGTTTGGCCATCCAGCTCATCTTGGCCCACTATAGACTCTTTGTATGTACGCTTTCCTGCCAAGATGTAGTCGTTTAATATAGTCGTCATATAGGAGGGCTTCAGTGAAAAAGCTCGTCTCATGGCTAACTCTTCAGAGTATGGCTGTTCAACCATATCCTTTGCATTAGCACCTTTCGTGCAAGCCCCTAAGTAGTTTGTGTCTCCTTCAGAAAGTTCGTGAGCTTTGCCCTCCTTAACCTTCTTCATGATTTTCTCCCAATCTTGTTTAATGATTTCTAAGTCCTTGTCAGGGAACTGAAATAATTGGGCATGTGTAATCTTATAGTCTAGCCGATTTGCAATCTCTTCTTTTGATTGGTAAAGGTAGAAGATTAATAGAAGTAACTGATTCTTCTTCCAGAATGAGCTAGTTTCAAAGTCCTCATGTGGCAACTTATTGAAATTTATCATATTTAGAACGAGGCGTTCTTTCGCTTTTGCTTTCTTTTTTGTTTTATAGACATAAGGA
This genomic window contains:
- a CDS encoding Sau3AI family type II restriction endonuclease, coding for MSQERFTYDYTSPTSIEEHAKKLENLTFREALDGLVIREDGNKGGLGRLVEEGHFGYNPNNTSGPDFEEAGVELKTTPYVYKTKKKAKAKERLVLNMINFNKLPHEDFETSSFWKKNQLLLLIFYLYQSKEEIANRLDYKITHAQLFQFPDKDLEIIKQDWEKIMKKVKEGKAHELSEGDTNYLGACTKGANAKDMVEQPYSEELAMRRAFSLKPSYMTTILNDYILAGKRTYKESIVGQDELDGQTLEEYILNQLSRFVGMTEEEIMNELGIEIKKSQNLTTQLASKMLRLESDIANSEEFIKANIKLKNIRVTQKGRVKESMSFPAFKYKEIVDEEWETSTLREMFLNTRYLFVVFQYNDQEELVFKKAMFWNIPHNDLELDVREVWDETVERIKSGKADQLPGSSENPVAHVRPHARNKQDTYETPQGQNVVKKSFWLNNTYIAKQIGY